In one window of Eggerthella guodeyinii DNA:
- a CDS encoding RNA polymerase sigma factor: MKNRLRDGEAFDRLVEEHYDDVLAYCRRHAPSYDDAPDVAQETFLRFVRSGRSPGEGKPLAYLFTIARNLCIDAARVRRLPVGPLDADVPDGSPDADPAAAIAGGEVGALVEALDPELREVVELRFDQGFKVGEIASVLGVSRFAVNRRLNRALAELRRGLEGRNEA; the protein is encoded by the coding sequence GATTGCGAGACGGCGAGGCGTTCGATCGCTTGGTCGAAGAGCATTACGACGACGTGCTGGCGTACTGCCGACGGCACGCGCCGTCCTACGACGACGCGCCGGACGTGGCGCAGGAGACGTTTCTGCGTTTCGTGCGCAGCGGGCGCTCGCCGGGCGAGGGCAAGCCGCTCGCGTACCTGTTCACCATCGCGCGCAACCTCTGCATCGACGCCGCGCGGGTGCGCCGACTGCCCGTCGGGCCGCTCGATGCGGACGTGCCCGACGGCTCGCCCGACGCGGACCCGGCGGCGGCGATTGCAGGCGGCGAGGTGGGCGCGCTTGTGGAAGCGCTCGACCCCGAGCTGCGCGAGGTGGTGGAGCTGCGCTTCGACCAGGGGTTCAAGGTGGGCGAGATCGCGAGCGTGCTGGGCGTGTCGCGGTTCGCGGTGAACCGGCGGCTCAATCGGGCGCTCGCGGAGTTGCGGCGCGGTTTGGAAGGAAGGAACGAGGCATGA